aaaatttagaaaatttcgtGTCCATACCATGATGATGCGTGAGTTAAACGATTTAAGCGGATAGAGGATTGAAAAACGAATGGAATGAGCGAAAGAATCGTTGGATTTGGCTGAAAAACGAGAGAGAAAAGAGGTGGGGAGCGCTTTCGTAGGGTTTCTGGGTTTGTGCGAATGTCGACTTAAATGAGCCCTTGTCTGTTCAGTCGATGTTGATCGATGAAGAGGTGTCGACGTCGATCAACAGACATTTTGTTttccagaattttttttttttaattattattattatcctaaaaattctaaaaatttgaaaactaaacataggttgcctcccattcagcgcttATTTCAAGTCCTTAGCTTGACTCGACGTTTGATTTTTCTAATTATCGGGAAGGGGGTCTAAGTTTATAGGCCCGATATTTGGCGGTTTAGCCCAATAGTGCTTTACTCGTTGGCCATTTGCCGTTAATTCGTCtcctttattatttataagcATAATAGCTCCATAAGGATTGACGTTCACAATAGTAAAAGGACCTGACCAACGAGATCGGAGTTTTTCGGGAAACAACGTTAGCCAAGAGTTATATAGCAGCACCTGATCATTTGGTTCAAATTGTCTGATTTTTTATCATGATATGCTTTcgttttttctttgtatatctTTGAACTCTCATAGGCTAAATGTCTAATTTCATCCGGTTCGTTGAGCTGTATGAACCTCCTTTCGGCAGCTGATTTGATGtcgaaatttaataatttaatagccCAAGCTGCCTTGTGTTCCAGCTCAACCGGTAAGTGACATGATTTTCCGTATAGCAGGTGAAATGGGTTGGTTCCTAAAGGAGTTTTGAAGGCAGTCCGGTAAGCCCAGAGTGCATTGTCCAACTTTCTAGACCAATCTTTTCTAGATGTTCCTACAatcttttctaagatttctTTGATCTGTCGATTTGAGACTTCTACCTGCCCGctcgtttgcgggtggtaggtTGTAGCAACTCTATGGTGCACTCCGTTCATACGGAGTAATACTTCGAAAACTTTGTTAATGAAATGGGATCCGCCATCACTTATGACTATTCGGGGAATTCCAAATCTCGGAAGATAATGCTTTTGAAAAGTTTGATAACTACGGATGCATCGTTTGTTGGGGAAGCTACCGCCTCGACCCATTTTGACACATAATCAACAGTGACTAGGATGTATTTGTTCCTGTAAGAAGAAGGAAAAGGACCCATGAAATCTATTCCCCAACAGTCGAATACTTCTACTTCTAGAATAGATTTATGTTCCATTTCATGTCTTTTACTGATTTTCCCCTTCGTTGACATCTGTCGCATTGTGCTATGATACATGAGCATCACAGAACATAGTTGGTCACCAGAATCCTGCCTGAAGAATTTTTGATATTGTTTTAAAGGTTGAAAAATGTCCAGCGTAATCTGATCCATGGCATTGGAACAAAATATCGGGGATTTCAGTTTTGGCGACGCAGCGTCTATACATCCCGTCAGAGCAGTGTTTGTAGAGATATGGTTCGTCCCAATGATATCTTCTAACTTCTCTCAAAAACTTCTTCCTTGTATAACCTCTCAACTCTTCGGGTTCAATGTCAGTAGCTACATAGTTCACTATATCAGCGTACCAAAGTCTGGTCTTTGAACCTTTCCCAACTACGTGCACTTCCCGATGCAGACTTTCGTCTACGAGGGAATCATTGTCAGGGTGCATCTTATTATACGAGACGTTTACTTTTATATTGAAGTTGAGGGTTATGggatttatttctttatttggaTCATCTGGAGTATCTATCAACATACCATTgtcaatatcgatcgacaattCCTCGGAAGTGAGACATACATTTTCGATGAATGAATCCATCTGGTAAACATTTTCTGTCGGCAAGAAATCATCGATAGGAATGTCATCATCTATTCGTattcgggaaagatgatctgcaACCCCGTTTTCTACTCCTCTTTTATCTTTAATCTCGATATCGAATTCTTGGAGTAGAAGGATCCATCGCAGGAGTCATGGTGtcgcatctttcttttgcattaaatatttgatcGCAGTGTGGTCAGTATGAACGATGACGCGCGAGCCAACCAGGTATTGGCGGAACTTTTCAAATGCATAAACTACATAAATCAattctttttctgttgttgcgTAATTCCTTTGTGCCTCGTCGAGTGTTCGACTGGCGTAGTAAAATGCATGTAgctttttgtcttttctttggCCTAGAACTGCTCCTACAGCGAAATCGCTTGCATCGCACATAATTTCAAAAGGAAGATTCCAGTCAGGTGCTTGTACGATGGGGGCAGTTATCAGGGCTTTCTTTATCTCCTCAAAATATTTTACGCATTCTGGTGTGAAGTCGAATTTAACTTCTTTACAGAGGAGGGAGGTTTGAGGTCTAGCGATTTTGCTAAAATCTTGTATGAAGCTCCTGTAGAATCCGGCATGCCCGAGAAAACTTCTCAGGTCTTTTACGTTCGTGGGTGCAGGCAGGCCGGTCTTCAGCTCAATCTTTGCCCGATCTAATTCTATGCCAGCAGCGAAGACTTTATGTCCTAGGACGATTCCATCGTTAACCATAAAGTGGCATTTTTCCCAACTTAGAACgaggttcttttcttcacatcttgccaaaactttacataggttatcgagacagtttttgaaactggatccatacacagagaaatcatccattaAAACTTCCATGAAGTCCTCAATCATGTATGTgaagattgacatcatgcaacgTTGGAAATTGGCGGGAGCATTACAAAGACTGAAAGGCATTCTGCGGTATGCGAATGTTCCGTAAGGGCATGTAAAAGTTGTTTTTTCTTGATTGTCAGGgtgtatagggatttggaaaaatctggAGTAACcgtcaagaaaacaataatattggtgatttgccaatctttctaacatttgatcaatgaagggtAAAGGGAAGTGTCTTTCCTGTGGCAGCGTTCAACTTCCTATAGTCGATACACATCCGATGTCCGGTGACAGTTCGCGTTGGGATGAGTTCATTTTTATCATTCTTTACCACGGTGATTCCGCCCTTTTTTGGTACGACATGCACGGGGCTAACCCAATTGCTATCTGAAATCGGGTAAATGACACCGGCATCTAGAAGTTtgattatttcctttttaacaaCTTCTTTCAATTTTCGGTTTAGCCGCCTTTGGTGTTCCACTGACGATTTTGAATTGTCTTCTAGGTGAATCCGGTGCATGCACAGATCTGGAGAGATACCAGGAATATCATCGAGAGAATATCCAAGGGCTTTCCTATATTTTCGCAGCTTGTTTAATAATAACACCAGTTCTCCGTTGGTAAAGTTGGCGTTCACGATTACGGGGTATGAATCTTTATAGAGATAAGCATATTTTAGTTCAGCAGGTAGTTTAACTCAATCTTTGGTGCTTTTTCGGGATCCCAATCTTCTAAAGAAGATGGTTGTTGATCGATGGCTTTTTTCAAATATCGATCAACGTTGATTTCCGAAGGGTCATCCTCTATGTCATCAACATTTTCTACTTCCATACTTGCGTCCATCAATCATGTGCATTCCTCAGCTCTGATGTCAACACTAAATGTCTCTTCTTCACTGGACGTAAGTACTTTATCTAGGGGATCATATGAGCACAAATCTATGAAAGATTCTTCAGCCAACTCAGAGATATCATCCATGTATGGGGTTTGTTTATCGATCAAGGGTCGTCTAATCAGCTTTTCCATGTCGAAGGTCATCGAAATGTTTCCAATGTTTAGAGATATCCTACCTTCCTTGACATCGATGATCGCACCAGCTGTAGCTAGGAATGGTCTACCTAAAATGAAGGGATCTTTCGGTTCATTTTGGTATCTCAGTACAACGAAATCCGTAGGTACGTGGCAGTTGTTAATCTTTATTGGCACGTCATGaagtactccctcaggtatCCTAACGGATCTGTCGGCAAGAACGAAAGTTAATTTGGTAGGCTTGAACTTGTCGTATTCCAGGGATATCGCGACAGGATGCGGCATAAGGTTCACGCTGGAACCTAAATCACAGAGGGAGCGAGGAAAGCTCTTGTGTCGTATATTGCAATCTAGAACAAAACTGCCCGTATCAGGTCTCTTAACCGGGGTTTCTCCTTGGATTATTGCACTTACTTCCTCTGAAACCATCATGACGTTGTGTTCAGTACCTGGGAAGCTGTTGGATACCATATCTTTTACATATTTCTTTATTGAAGACGAAACTTTTATGGCATCACTCAATGGCATTTCCAACGTGATTTTatcgaatgctttcttacaGATCGCCTTATCTAATTCTCGCTTAGTTTGCATCTTTTTAGGAGGAAAGGGCGGTAGAGTCTTATACACTCTCTCTAAGGCCGGTTCAGCAAGAgttgagcgtcgatcgatattactTTCagtttgtcgatcgatattttctGCAGTGGGTCGATCGACGTTAGTTCCttcttgtcgatcgatttctaGCTCTTCTTCTAATTCCTGTTCTTCCTCTTCGAGATCAATGGCTGCATCCTCGGTGTTGGACCGCTCACTTTCCCGAGGTGTTTCAGACTCGGGGTTGGGATTATCGAGGATTATTGGTCGTGACCTATTTTCCCCAGGTCTCTCAACGTCAACATGTTTTTCAGCTTGGTTGATCTCTATTGTGCTCGGGTTGAGGCTTCGTCCGCTTCTCAGTAACACATCATTAATTTGACGTTTTGAATTCGCGTCATTTCGCACAGGGAGACATCCTGCCTCTCTTTTGATGGCGATCGCGTTTTTTGCGATTTGACTGTCCAATCTCTTAGTGTGTTCACTTAGAGAGTCGAAATTTCTCATTAGCTCTCTGTAGATCACGTCTATCTTTCCGTTCAGGTCAGTGACCATTTTGCGATTTTCCGTGAAAGCTTAGTTTAATCTAAACTTCGCACTACCTCGGCATGAGCCAACAGTAGCATCGTAATTTTGGGTCAAGCTATCGGGGTTAGGGATAGGGTACCTATCTTTCAAGGTTTAATTATCTACGAAGTCTACTCGTTGTTCTAATTCAGAAAGGGTATCATTGTCAATTTGGTATATCCCAAACTGTTTTTGTCCCTCTAGAGCTGAATGAAGCGAATCTAGAGATTCTTTGATTTTGGCTAATGGTTACTCATCCAATGAGTCAAGTCTCCATTCTCGCTCTACATCCATCATTTCGTAGGATCTACCCGTAGCTACATTCTTGATCAAACGCTTTGCCTCTTCAGGGTTCATGGTACTGAAGTTCCCTTCACTGGTTGTGTCAAGCGTAATTTGGTAGTGCAAGTTAACAACTCCATAAAAGGTATTAATGAGTTGTTGTTCTGGATAACCATGGTGGGGACATTCAAGTTGGTAACTCTTGAATCTCTCACATGCGTTTCTGAATGACTCCCGTGGACCTTGACGGAATGTGGAAATTTTCTTCCTTACATCCCAGTAACGCGTCTCATCAAAGAATTGATTGATGAAAGTATGCCTTATCTCCTTCCAACAGGTTAGAGAACCCGTAGGTAGTTGGTCCAGCCATTTTCTGGCATCGCCTTCTAAGGAGAATGGAAAGATTTTACAGCGATTGTACTCATCATCCATCATATCTTCTAAGTGTTCGATCGTGTGGGTGCTCTGAGACGGTTCCACGGAAAGGGTTTTGACGTACCAAGAATAAATATTCGAGACTGACCCCGGATTTCTTGGTTTCATCTTTTGGTAGTTTAATGgcggacctattggaataggttCTGCCAGGGTTTAAGTAGTCTTGCAAGGGCAATTTTGTCTCATGATCTCTTTCTGAGATCGGTTTTATTTTAACAGGGATTTCAGTCTCCTGTGTATTGATGATTTGGTTAATTGTGTTGCTTAGTTGACCTTTAGGTTCTCCTAGGACTACTCCCTTATTAGCATCATTGGTAAGAGGAaacttacctgcttccggcggggtgtcgtcgatcgatgtttgatgAGCGGCGTCGATCAATTCTGCTATCGACCTGTCGCTTAATGTTGTTGTCATTTCGTTGATCGATATCCGGCCGAATTCCATATCTTCCATCTTTAAGTTCGTGTGTCAGCAGGAAGAGAGGGAAAACTTTTTAGCAAATTTAGTAACAAAATCTATACTGAATTCTAAACTTAATCcaatggtaataagaaagagtccccggcaccggcaccaaatttgatatcactcaaattaccctaaggagtgaattactctctcaaataagtgGTTCGGATGTAGCACTTatggatcgaatccacagagactctaggattacacagtagattatggtcttgaaataaatctaaattaattggtttataagttttaaaacaGTAAATGGATTGGTGAGCAAGtttatttcttgattgatttgttttgaggttgttatCAGTTGGGAgaaatagctagattcaggtatgttctcaggtatgataagtaaTACCTAAAGCGATTTTTAagggtttattgatattaattgttcttgaattcaaactaagatATAATCAATCTGATTATCAAATCTGGATCTCAGATTTCAACTCTCGGATGTTAATCGCGAAAAAGTGTCGATCAATAATTCGttacgaatatcgatcgatacacctttcaaaatatcgatcgacatggCTATtgctgcgtcgatcgatacttcttctAGAAAACTTTACGGATgggtttgatttatattctctaactcactagaccaactctcgtctgTAACTActcagttagatcatactagttaatttcaggtattgagatcaagccattgcttgatctcaattaatcctaagatctaagtttaaagggtgatcaatcctaaacttagctttaagcacaactagatgaagaactatattTCTTAACACCCTCACAATTGTTGTTGTcagtaatacatttatcaacctattgagaaatctaaatctaacagtaaggactactcaaacatattcatggaacacatagttatgatggtctgaataatgcttaaataaaatgagtaaatagagtaagcaacaaaatgaatgaaaacaagggagttcaagatcttctctgttttacagtgttgatctatctctccaattcTGAGCTCTCCCCTTTCAATGGTGGCTTCTTGCTTCCTCCACATTAGGTCTAAAAAGGTCTCTATgcaagtctgcctctaaaattatacaaaaccctaataaatagcctaacaggcggccagAAACTTAAGATGTaattattgaaacttttgtgaaacatgaaatcttctaatttgtcattaactctCGGGTGGCTTCGCTGTCGAACGATAAGAAGatgtcaacatcgatcgatatttgttgGCAACCATTATAATAACCGTTATAATAACTGTctgatttatatttaatatgaaagttatataatatattatttatttatttttaaattattttaatctgtttagttattaacttttaataaaatttatgtaattcGTTTGGTTAATTTTGTGATATACACTTATTTGATcattgttttattataaaacttatttaatgtcaatttactaactctaacattttatttgtttgatataaaattaattaagttaatgaattattatatttacattttcataaataaaaatttcctTTATTTAAACTTAGTAAAAATTTCATATAAGATTCTTAATCTtagatttttattcttaaatgtatataattaataattatatacgtgagattatgtttggtttaagttgacatcaaataaatttaaacaaataaaatgttagagtcactataataataatgttaaaacactacatatcaaaaatcttaaaacatattgattttgtataaaaaaattcttacacTTTTAAAATGTgggttaaaatataattttatttaaatcaaggTCGAATCGGTCATATTTAATTGATGAAACGAGATATTTAAACGGTCTTTGGTATCTACATCaattttggatgaatgaaattaaaCTTGTGATGTTTACTACATAACATCATTAAGTTGAGCATAACATATACTTCGTGTAGCTAGGTATACATTAATTTAGCTTGCATGGTTAGCGATGGTCAATACTTCACGTAATCAATCTTTTTTCCATAAATTTACTACCATTATATCctaataaatgtatttttcctAATCCTACCAAACGAATGTGGCCTTTTACCGGTGAGTAAAAATTCAAgacatttcaaaaattaacaaaactaaAACATGACTCTGGTTCTAACCTGACTTGCTATGGCATCAGCGCAAATGTTGCATATCCTGGGATAATGGACTAAAATCCAGCTCTTAGAATAAATATGCAAGAGGCGATAATAAGCTAACGCGGACGTAAAAACTGGCCAGAATATGAATTCAGGGCCTTGGTTCTCATTAGGGACCGGATTAGGGTAACTTTTGACATATACATGACCTGACATAAACGCTTCCTGCAGTTATTTTATTCCATCTGGTATTTAATGGCTACATAGATACAATAGCAATACTAACTTATTATAAAGAAACTTTAC
This genomic stretch from Brassica napus cultivar Da-Ae chromosome C9, Da-Ae, whole genome shotgun sequence harbors:
- the LOC106378569 gene encoding uncharacterized protein LOC106378569; the protein is MVTDLNGKIDVIYRELMRNFDSLSEHTKRLDSQIAKNAIAIKREAGCLPVRNDANSKRQINDVLLRSGRSLNPSTIEINQAEKHVDVERPGENRSRPIILDNPNPESETPRESERSNTEDAAIDLEEEEQELEEELEIDRQEGTNVDRPTAENIDRQTESNIDRRSTLAEPALERVYKTLPPFPPKKMQTKRELDKAICKKAFDKITLEMPLSDAIKVSSSIKKYVKDMVSNSFPGTEHNVMMVSEEVSAIIQGETPVKRPDTGSFVLDCNIRHKSFPRSLCDLGSSVNLMPHPVAISLEYDKFKPTKLTFVLADRSVRIPEGVLHDVPIKINNCHVPTDFVVLRYQNEPKDPFILGRPFLATAGAIIDVKEGRISLNIGNISMTFDMEKLIRRPLIDKQTPYMDDISELAEESFIDLCSYDPLDKVLTSSEEETFSVDIRAEECT